Proteins encoded in a region of the Candidatus Eremiobacteraceae bacterium genome:
- a CDS encoding efflux RND transporter periplasmic adaptor subunit, protein MTHVATKSARALILLAAVALSACAPHQAGGPPGGAGGFSIPVSAQPMKRGPIEQTFTVNATVAPLQHAVLSSVVSGTVLSVNGQIGQRVRKGDLLVKIDDSTLQAQLNQNDALLVAAQARYASAQANASGTMASANAGLTSARSAATTADATLRRDLTLLKQGYVSQQAVDQQQAATAAADAALSAAEVQATNSNLSGSSSSALADLRNARAAVTSASAASDLIQAQIAQTNVRAPFDGVIVSRGVDPGTLAAPGSPLMIVDQLDPVYVNAGISGDQLKYVHGGTPVTITVGSVPGRSWSGSVEYFNLSAEPGTVTYMARIRLANPDLKLRGGMVAQAAVVQARKSNALLAPTASVYQTDEGYAMFIIADGKAAVVPVELGLQNDQWTEVTGKGLAPNVQAILNHSATLQPGTPVQALPTGGGPPGAAPGGAAPGAKPKGTATPKAGQH, encoded by the coding sequence ATGACACACGTCGCCACGAAATCCGCGAGAGCGTTGATACTCCTCGCAGCTGTCGCCCTGTCCGCCTGCGCACCCCATCAGGCCGGCGGCCCTCCGGGCGGCGCGGGCGGTTTCTCCATTCCAGTGTCCGCGCAACCGATGAAGCGTGGCCCGATCGAGCAGACATTCACGGTGAACGCGACTGTTGCTCCGCTGCAGCACGCCGTCTTGTCGTCGGTGGTTTCCGGCACGGTGCTTTCGGTGAACGGCCAGATCGGGCAACGCGTCAGAAAGGGCGATCTGCTCGTCAAGATCGACGACAGCACGTTGCAGGCGCAATTGAATCAGAACGATGCGTTGCTCGTAGCGGCACAGGCACGATACGCGTCCGCGCAGGCCAACGCTTCGGGCACGATGGCGAGCGCAAATGCCGGGCTGACATCGGCACGCAGCGCGGCCACAACGGCCGACGCGACGCTGCGACGCGATCTCACTTTGCTCAAGCAAGGTTATGTTTCGCAGCAAGCGGTGGACCAGCAGCAAGCTGCCACGGCAGCGGCCGATGCGGCCTTGAGCGCCGCAGAGGTCCAAGCCACCAATTCCAACCTGTCAGGATCGAGCAGCTCGGCCCTCGCCGACCTTCGCAATGCCAGAGCCGCCGTCACCTCGGCGAGCGCCGCGAGCGATCTCATCCAAGCGCAGATAGCACAGACCAACGTCCGCGCGCCGTTCGACGGCGTCATCGTGTCTCGCGGGGTCGACCCCGGTACGCTCGCAGCGCCGGGTTCGCCGTTGATGATCGTCGACCAGTTAGACCCGGTCTACGTCAACGCCGGGATCTCCGGCGATCAATTGAAATACGTGCACGGCGGTACGCCGGTCACGATCACCGTGGGATCCGTGCCCGGGCGTTCATGGAGCGGATCGGTTGAATACTTCAATCTCTCCGCGGAGCCCGGCACGGTCACCTACATGGCGCGCATAAGGTTGGCCAATCCCGATCTCAAGTTGCGCGGCGGCATGGTCGCGCAGGCGGCGGTGGTGCAGGCTCGCAAGTCGAACGCGCTACTCGCGCCAACCGCTTCGGTCTATCAGACCGATGAAGGATATGCGATGTTCATCATCGCTGACGGCAAGGCAGCCGTGGTGCCGGTTGAGCTCGGCCTTCAAAACGATCAGTGGACGGAAGTGACCGGAAAGGGCTTGGCGCCGAACGTTCAGGCCATTCTCAACCACTCGGCCACGCTGCAGCCGGGCACACCCGTGCAAGCGCTTCCGACAGGCGGTGGGCCGCCGGGCGCGGCCCCGGGCGGCGCTGCGCCCGGCGCCAAACCAAAGGGCACCGCGACGCCGAAGGCTGGGCAACACTAG
- a CDS encoding HAD family hydrolase: protein MIRAIFFDLDDTLVDDTISTEECAEAVAREVAGGRGLAPADLAKAYLDSAIAFWEGLAPGSPPSRGDGIRRTMWRAALRSLGVDDDALAAALAVRYDAIRAERVEYYPDAVPVLTSLHGQYKLAIITNGFTETHKARIAPLQLGRFFDHVVMAGDLEMVKPDPAIFRHAMGLLGVGPSESVMVGDRFNRDVTGAQAAGMRSVWMNVRSEPMPAGANPPDAVITTLSELPRVMTALTQPGVS from the coding sequence GTGATTCGCGCCATTTTCTTCGACCTGGACGACACGCTGGTCGATGATACGATTTCGACCGAGGAGTGCGCCGAAGCCGTCGCTCGAGAGGTGGCCGGTGGCCGTGGTCTCGCACCCGCGGATCTTGCCAAGGCGTATTTGGATTCCGCGATCGCTTTTTGGGAAGGTCTTGCGCCGGGCTCCCCGCCTTCGCGCGGCGACGGCATTCGACGCACGATGTGGCGCGCGGCGTTACGTTCGCTCGGCGTCGACGACGACGCGCTTGCAGCAGCGCTAGCGGTGCGGTACGATGCGATTCGGGCCGAGCGCGTGGAATATTACCCCGACGCGGTTCCCGTGCTGACAAGTCTTCACGGCCAATACAAGTTGGCGATCATCACGAACGGTTTTACCGAAACGCACAAGGCGCGCATCGCGCCGCTGCAGCTCGGGCGGTTTTTCGATCACGTGGTGATGGCCGGGGATTTAGAAATGGTGAAGCCGGACCCGGCGATTTTCCGCCACGCTATGGGGTTGTTGGGCGTGGGACCGAGCGAGAGCGTCATGGTCGGCGACCGGTTCAACCGCGATGTGACGGGCGCTCAAGCTGCCGGCATGCGCTCTGTATGGATGAATGTTCGCTCGGAACCCATGCCTGCCGGCGCGAATCCGCCGGATGCCGTCATCACCACCTTGAGCGAACTGCCAAGGGTGATGACCGCCCTCACACAGCCTGGGGTCTCCTAG
- a CDS encoding DUF1036 domain-containing protein, with protein MFKQLGLITVGAAFLLISSALHPSPALASFRVCNDSGEKISVAIAYFGSDAEGWTSEGWWNLDDGECATPVSGDLDNRYYYLFADGEKNKWTGDYTNCVDPDHSFTLKHADSDCNFAKKSFFKVDTGTTATDFTYTFK; from the coding sequence GTGTTCAAACAACTCGGCCTTATCACTGTCGGCGCAGCTTTTCTTCTCATTTCAAGCGCGCTTCATCCATCGCCCGCGTTGGCCAGCTTTCGCGTGTGCAACGATTCCGGCGAGAAGATCTCCGTCGCCATCGCGTATTTCGGAAGCGACGCGGAGGGCTGGACGAGCGAAGGCTGGTGGAACCTCGACGACGGCGAGTGCGCCACGCCGGTGAGCGGCGACCTCGACAATCGATACTACTATTTATTCGCTGACGGCGAAAAAAACAAATGGACGGGCGATTATACGAATTGCGTCGATCCAGACCATTCGTTCACGCTCAAGCACGCCGATTCCGATTGCAACTTCGCGAAAAAGTCGTTCTTCAAAGTCGATACCGGCACGACAGCGACCGACTTTACCTATACATTCAAGTAG